In the Pectinophora gossypiella chromosome 24, ilPecGoss1.1, whole genome shotgun sequence genome, CGTTGTGTCTGCTGGTCGAAGCCGTCGGTATGATTCGCGTCGTCGCGCGCGTAAAGCGCGTCGCGCGCGGTAATGTTGCTGTAACGCGAGGGCTGGAGTTACTCACTTGCGGTTGGGCTTGACGTTGACGTCCTTCCTCCTCGTCCGCAGCATGCTCGCGCCTGTCATCCCCGACATGCTTTTGGTGACGCGCCATGCGTCGATCAACACCTGAGAACAACGGAGATACTTAACTTCAGAAAAAGTTCCAACAGTCTAAAGTGTGGAGCGTAAAACTGGAGGAACCCATGGTCCGCTTCCGTCAATgtgtatacaggtgttagtgacatcgtaacgaatacttagggggatcattcagactgtgattctaagttaatatcaagagtaCCAGTACTCCTAGAactacagtttattataaaaattaacatTCTGTGTGTGTGAGAACGTATAACGCCATTCCGAGCTACCCCTTCTAAAGTTTCGATCTTAAGCCAAAAACTAGTTAAAGGGAAAGCTTAATTTAGCTTAGCTTAGTTTTATAGCTTAAGTGAGTTTTATAGATAATTATATTagtaattatttgtaagtactttatgtaattattattgtatgtcacaatatgactaaatgtgctgagcgctaaaAGAATTACttccatatatatatatgagtACCTCCCACATTTATGACAgtaaatttttatttcatttcatttccacGGGTCCTGGTAAGGCGAGCCATGCTTCCTCGTAAAgtcgaggtttccagacacaatagtaaaacaatggagtttggattttaaaggcactgtcggcgttacgaccTTAAGAAATAATATGGTTGGTTTTGATTTAGGTATGATGTCTTCTCTTATCAATTTTAAAGCAcacagatagataaaatactttactgaGCACAACGGACACAGGATACAGAGATAAgaacaacagatacagaaaggcacaacatgCGGCTTCtcgcagcaatttcttccaagcaaacTTTGGGTACTTACAGGAAAATTTTGGACAAATATAATAGCGTGTTAGagtaacaataaatatttaaaagaactaCCTACATGAAATAAGTACATTAATGTATCTACACCAACCTAAGTAACACTAACATAGTTCTCAAGTACGATTACACcataattggggtagtcagacgtacatccatcgcaaggtgaactaagtacccacacgtcactgagctttctgttagaccaacgtgataggtgagtcgtatcgccgtctgtaatggtcgagccaactgtgttagtgaaaactgcacttaagataaattaataactgatCGGTGCTAGTCCGGTATTTGGGTTCGAACCGACGCAAAGCGTTTGAGAAGCACGCCGatgtaccacagaaccacaaAATCAGAACACTTCACAAAACCCTTAAACTTCGAACTTGTTTATTATCTTTCAAACTCACCTACAGAACACTCCAGATATTAAAAACCCTtcatattcattttaaatttttcttACTAAAAATGGATAGCTAAATTCATCGAACGTAGACTAATAGACCGGTAGTAATCGCCTGAAGCCTTATAAGAACCGATTAGACTGGCAACCGGTCAACTGGCTTACCGGTACTGAAGGTATGGTACCGGTATACCGGTGGAGAGCACTCTACGGCCCCTTGACCATGCGCAGTACCGGTATTTGCCTTTCTGAGAGCGAAAGACgacgccacgctcttgtcggttctCCATTATTgtatatcaaaggccaattcgtCTCTGACGTCGCTAAATGCcttatctgaaatttttggcgacctgatttgcaccttttcaataagacacaaattattttagcataaAATTGCAGATATATCCGTTTgtaaagtcagccacgaattctttgacttcataagacacgacgttcgctttaagggcctgtccacatcaccacggcacgacgtcgtcgccgtggaacggtgcggtgccgtggcgcggcacgttgccgtaacgtgggaatttacgttgccgtaccgtaaaaatgtacctcacgacaccgcaaagttacacgttgccgtgccttgtaaactttcggtacattcttcaccaaataaataacagtctcgttgtagatatggaccgcacaaaacgtattctgcttctgttgtgtgtgtaactttgcggtgtcgtgaggtacatttttacggtacggcaacgtaaattcccacgttacggcaacctgccgcgccacggcaccgcaccgttccacggcgacgacgtcgtgccgtggtgatgtggacaggccctaagctcttcttggttttcccgTTCCCCTCTTTCCTTCTCTTCAAAGACGCGAGCTTAATTGCGGGTGGAAGGAAAGCTAGAATACACATAAAAggagaaacatacatacataaattcacgcgtTGTAATCTCTAATAGGGTGGGTTGACGAACAACAAGTAATCAGGAGACATCTCAACCactaaataagtataattataccaatataaaatataaagtccACGCGCTCGTTCTTTCTCCTTACAACCttattaagggtggtattaataaactaatctcagctgagactgcccagtctcagctgagattagttgaGAGGTGAGTTTTGCGCTCAGAGGGGTAAGTTTTGCGCTCAATACAatttggtggggggcggagagttatcgTTTTATACTTTaagattattctttatttactattatttatttctacacaataaaacagacataatggaacatacaaagaaaacggATAGTACCTACAGGTaaacttatctctaaacaaagagatttcttatttttttttattatttctttcttttttttttctttgattcaTTATGCGTACTTATACTGTACTTATCTATTAGTAAAAAACTTCTAGTTTCATGCTTATCGCTATCCGCTACCACTCAACCAGGGCCCTTACTAGCTGACGACGCGAAACTAAAGTACCCCCTACACGTTGATTTAATGAGATTCGCGTACCAAGGGTCCTTGGTGGtagaaattaattacttacaggAGAAAATAAGGCAAAGATCATGAGGGCTCACGTCCACCTTGGGCTAAGAGACTGTCCTGACCTTCCGGTGTTTTGAtaaccagtttttttttatatagtacTTACATCTAAAGTTACTGGGCTACTTCAGAACCCTGATGCAGACCCCGCTAGCGTGGTCCACATTTCCCCCTCCGTGtttccctctttcagcgcttatcgctaacggCCCATTGGGTTTGGTCTCAGATTGTCTATGTAGCAATATGACTAACTACATTAAATACTATATTGCAAACTGACTATTTAGATATCATTTCATCTAGATAttatatcgactatcatgcaagggaATACCTCTTTGTTACAGAAAGCCAAAAACCTTAACATGATCGGCTATTTACCTTACGAAAAGtattgataaaattgcagcctatgacataaaatatacacTGCCGGTAAAATGGATATGGGATTTGAGAAGCAGTCGATGCATCATAAGGCTTTATATGCATCATATATTTGGTTATGAGTCTTCGGTACAtcgtataaatttaaaaaaatgagtacacctacctacataatactTATGGGTGACACTAAAGTAGGATGGTTCCGTTTCAGGATTAACATTTAAACATAAACGAACCGAATGCAATGCAATacacaatactttattgcacaggaGGAATTTTATATTCTAGAacattcttttaaataaataaaatataatgtgcaCTTTCCAAGCTCAGGTAAAAGTGCTGTGCATTGAATAATTGATGTTATGCAGGTATCTACAAGGACGTCTCTACAGtaactttaatattttatccTATAGGTACCGaccgtaaaataaaaaaattagatggtgtctagaGGAATTAGCATCAGTATGTAGGTACGTTTGGTACcaatcacattaacttttttgacaaattgaactgtacgtctcactaaatgtcaaatatgttagtgcgacagagtcctcaagtgggtacattatattgctcatgactgtacgtttaATACCTAGGCACTGCGGTAATAACCGTTACCATTAGCATTAACTGGTATTTTCTggattataatatacatataagtcGGTAATCCAGAAAATACGTTTGGTTGCGAGAGAACGACCGTCGTGgttcagtgattgagcgttgagctcacgatccgggtcctgggttcgattcccggtggggacatatcacaacaataactttgtggtccctagtttggttaggacattacaggctgatcacctgattctccgaaattaaggtgatccgtgcttcggaaggcacgttaagccgttggtcccgattactacttactgatgtaagtaagtaggcgttacacgagccatgtcaggggcctttggcggctcaatagtaaccctgacaccagggtcgatgaggttggtactccacctcacaacgcacacgatagaagaaggttgCGAGTGATGGTTTTGGATCATTATAGTTTTCAACGTTAGCCGGTGTCTTCAGCACTTGATGGAAGGGTCCAAGACACATAGCCTGCACCTATTAACTCAATTTTGTAGTTCTTGTGGAATGGATCGTTTCTGCAGAACTAGGTCCATAATAGCATTATCTAGGAGCGTCACCACTAAGACTGGGTGCAAATTGCTCCCAGTCCTTCCAGTAGGAATCACAATCGTGATTTTTCACTTGTGTTCTACGCAGTCATGCACGAAAGTGAATCATAAAAGCAACGACGCGACGCGTGATTAGGGTTtggggttaaagataaattataaaatgcttctacttatcgtgtgggttgtgaggtggaatatcagcctcaccaaccctggtgtcagggttatgattgagccgccaaaggcccctgataatactcatgtaacgattactcacttacttcagtaaatagtaaccgggaccaacggcttaacgtgccttccgaagccgcggatcattttacttacggacaatcaggtgatcagcctgtaatgtcccaactaAATCGAggtccaacgcttaaccactggaccacagaggccgttataaatttatttatttatttagatatccaacagcattaacaatagtcgtttacttatataatacatGTACAAAATTTCTTCGCCAATAACAGGATATGATTACATGCAAATTTAAATGAACCGTGTTagcgtgtgtttgtgtatgtgtgtagtgTGATGTGTGTGATAATTACTTACGAGTATAAATGCTATCTAGAAGTagaatcaatctcattttaattttcgacttattttttttgttattttatctatgaattaagtaacaatgagtacgtaCGACGTTTAACCCGCTTTTACTGATGGCGTCTCAGGACAGtatttatttccatacaaactacaaagaatactttcattttgacgtttcgtaaaagtatCTCTTTTGACTAGGttctcaagtagcctattatgttaaaatattgCGCAACAtctaaacaacataataaaacgTCACTACAAAATACGCGCCGTGAAACAGTCAACAACTTAACACGACGAGCAACGCCATCTGTGATCACGCAACGAAACTGTTGCGCAACAGAGTATACATTTTACCCAGTTGCGCAAAGCGGGCCGTAGCGACTGCCCGTACGGCATTCATAGGAACAATTTTGACAGATTGTTTGTCACTTTTACATCATTTAACCAGTAACAGCTTGTACAattattaaattagttttttaataGCGTATACTTATGTTACAATTCGATAGAGGAGATAATCGTAGGTAAAATGAGCGACAGACACGATTCCATTGTGACGTTCGTGAAGGAAGTGGAGAAACATCCGTGCATATACAATCAAACATTGCCTGAGTACTCGAACCGAACAGAAACAAAACGCGCTTGGGAAGAGATAGCGAAAAATTTGCAATGTAAAGGTAAGTTTTGTACCTTCAATAACTAAATTCGACGTTCTATATGTTGCATATGACAATCAAGTAAGTAAATTAGTGGAGGTCCGTAGTGCTCTATGGTTTTAAGTTGTGATCTTCAAATGACAAGCAATATTTTCTTCCATCAACTTTGGTAAGGCAAGCCGTAAATATTTTTTGCGGCAACATAAAAAATAGGCGCTAAGGTTCTTATTAAACTGTGAACTTACTTCGCTTTTTCTGGAGCTTATTTGGAAAATATGTTCTTTgagttttaataatattagattTCATGTGCCGTATGGTGATCTATTAATAATAAACGATTGTTTtgtaacaaattaataaaataaaataagtaggtaaaaacACATACTTAGGTATCTACATTTATCGAAGTTTCCGTTACATTGTAGCGTTTACTAGAGGATTTGGTAGTTTCATGAAAACACTGTAATTGGGTGACTTgatcgactatttattaatttccatcgtaattATTTCCACAACCAACGTCTCCTAGAAAAATCGGGGAACCAATCCAAccccgttcttcatttgtttcgttcgccgcgtaattctcacttccgttcccgctttttctgtttacttactttttaatttaattaattagttgtaaaacattttcaattataaataatttatattaattctatttaataatattttaaatcaatttatcttaataatagtaattaaatacattagtcagtacattacattttaaatcattaaaataagtacttttaaattatagtccCATTTTCTTGGacgataaaagtgcaggtaaattccatcgtttcgcaacttttaattttaacctAGTTAATATTAATGTTGGATATTGAGATATCTACGTTTGTAGATAatgaaacttatttaaaaatatacgtgATCTTAGACTAGTGGAATCGTAATGGCGATTTTGCATGCCAATTTTCACGTGTGTTTAACAGTAGATGAATTGTGAACGTGGTGTGCCGTTGTCAGGAGTGTTCCTAAAATGGGAATGTTGCTTTTGTaataactctttaatagtaaggacacaacagcctccgggttcgattcccgatggggacatggtcgaaatcactttgtgagactgtcctttgtttggtaaggacttttcaggcttgaatcacctgattgtccgaaaaagtaagatgattccgtgcttcggagggcacgttaggccgttggtcccggctattagccgtaaaaacacctccaccaacccgcagtggagcagcgtggtggagtatgctccataccccctccggttgattgaggggaggcctgtgcccagcagtgggacgtatataggcactTTATgtagtaaggacactggttgTTTTTAAAACAGGAACTTTAACACTTTGAGAACATTCATGAGAACGGTAGGTACATCACCGCGCAGTGGTGTTTTATTGTATTCCATCAAACAACTAACTACCACGCACACACACTGGTCAGTCGCCTTTATAGAATTACGTTAACATGATAGACATCTGTCTGATAGATGACGCGTTACCTAATGTAATTTAGAGAAAATAATGGTGGCAATCCCTGTAGAcaccatgtaattttattttaagttatatctgtcattttcttatccgccgaaaaggaaaggaacgggtaatcgacaacacgtcaattttaagcacaaatctaaaacaaccctataaaaatttacattggctaataacccgacagaattatgtcgacagcacacgtcaaacggtttgcataccagcgaggtacctttttgattcgcccgggttattcattcatttattcattcttcctaaaattaagagctgtctatcatccgcccctttccttttcggtggataagaaaatgacaggtataacttaaagtaaaattaggaagtgtctgcagaaatcggggccattatctacttTTATTTAAGAAGGTTATTGACATCATTGAAAATTTCAACACTAattcaatatataaaaaaataacgtaaCTGCAGCTCTGTGTCATTGCTCGCGGCGCTATCGACGAGAAAAATCAACCTTATCACGTTTCCTGAAGACCGCTTTATTtatcaatataatatttctaTCTTTCCAGAAAGCGACTGCAGAGAAAAATGGCGGAAGATCCGGATTGCGTTCACGAGGTCTCTAAAACAGATGAAATCCGGGGCTACTGGGATAAGACCGTACTATCTATACGACCATCTCACCTTCATCCTGCCTTTTTGCAAAACCATCGACGAACAGATCACCCAACCCGTTTCTCCGGAAGAGTCCGAAGAAGAACACGAAGATGTCATATATCTAAAGACAGACTTAGAGGATTATTCAGATAATTTACACAATTCTGAAACTAGCGATACGCCAATGAAGACAGTGAGACGCCACGAGAAATACATCTGCGAGGATGACCATAAGGGGATActaaaaagaagaagaacagaacATTTAGAAGATAATCCGAGGAAAATGTTTCTGTTAAGCATCTTGCCTGATATAGAAGCGTTTACAGACGAAGAAATGAGGGTCTTCAGAAGGAAGATTGTGACCTGTATCGATACTATTATGGAAGACCGTGTCAAGCAGGAGTGTCCGCCGTATCCGTTTTAAGAAAATGATGGGAAAATAGATCTCACAGATAGACAGACTTTTAAGGAAACAATTCACCGAATTGCCAAGGCCACGTTGCCAGTGTTGAGTAAATgttttcctctagttattaaataactgataatgtataccctcattgatttaaaagatgtgtagcTGTtttagtttcttgtcatttcttctcaacCATAACatcttgtgaaatgacgtaaattcaaaaatatttcgttgacattcaacaagtttatccatgattacgttgaataaatgattctgatttgtgaTGGGCACCAAGCCAATTTATTTAagttacaatcatcatcatcatcagcccattaacgtccccactgctggggcacgggccttccctacggatggatagggagatcgggccataaaccatcacgcgggcccagtgcggattgatggttattaacgactgctgctAAAGGAGTATATACTTCAATAAGTATTCGACGTATACCTTATATCACTTTCTGATtaagtgtaaataaatatacatatttttgtaataataaatctacttaaataaaatatgttcttACCATTTTCATTCAATCTACACTCATTACACAAACAATACACGTATTATAGTCTCATTTTGGTGCTAATTTTAGTACactccatctaattttaagttatacatattAAAAAGAAGGCAAGATGCTTAATGCTTAACAGAAACATTTTCTCGGATTATCTTTTCAATGTTCCGTTCTTCATACATGTTTcattcttatccgctgaaaaagtaagagacaggtaatcgacaggcataaaatttatggaacacgcttcaattttaggcagaaatctaaaacaaccctctaaaaattttacatcggcaataacccgacagaataagttgacagcacacgtcaaacgggttgcataccagcgacatattGACTTGATTCAACCGGGTTATTCAGTAATtcactcattaattttaaaattaacagccgtcAAGCATtcgttcctttcttttcttcggataagaaaatgacaggactTATAGGTATTTGatgatgtctacaggaattagcaccatttctTACCTGTAGATATGCCATAcctatatacaggctgttagtaacatcgtaactaaaactttgacggatgattcagaccatgattccgaattgatatcaagcggaattttccgtcgcaaaagtattgaacaataaatgtacttataaaaaaagtattctcCATAACAGAGCGAATcaggttataaaaataatgtaggtattgAAATGCATATTGCAACACcacataatgtaaaaaaaaatgtctttaatATTAGTTCGCAGTACAATAATCCCTTAATGCAATTAGGGATGGCGAGGGTGACAACACATCTTAGAATTATTAGACtcagtttattataagtaaccaccacctatcacaaaCCGGTtcaaactccggtaccggacttgcatcaatcagttattaatttatcttacgtacaattttcactaacacagttggctcgaccattacagatggCGACACAGGTTACTACctgccacgttggtctaacagagagctcgacgagtcgtaggtatttatttattcatcttgcgatggatgtacctctgactaccccattgggatatagtcgtgagttctGAGCATCTGAGTGAGGTCACACAGACAGATTCTTTACAAATTAGAAGACGTAGTCCCATTTTAAAAGCAGATGTTCGAAAGCTTACGGCTAggctcatcatcaccagcccattaacgtccccactgctggggcacgggccttccctatggatggatagggagatcgggccttaaaccaccacgcgggcccattgcggattgctggttattaacgactgctaatgcagccgggaccaacggcttaacgtgccttccaggCACGAGGTGTCAAGCAGTAGTGCTCAGGGAAACAAAGGGTTCTTGCACacgcaggaaatacaaaattacaaaacaaaagagaaacagaaGAGTACAAAAGGCGTCCTTATTGTTAAATAGCAATCTCTTCTGGGTACTCAATTTTAAGCGAATAagttatcttttatctttagaTTTCACTCTTAAACGTTTACTTTAGTAATTGGTAATCAGTTTATCACATACTTTATTATCAAGCATAAACCTGAAACATTATAAATTTTTAGGACTCCTTTCAACCGAAATCTTTGAAATctttttccgtgcttcggaaggcatgtcaagccgttggtcccggttactacttactgatgtaagtatgtagtcgttacatgagtcatgtcagggccttggcggctcaataataaccctgacatcgggttgttgaggctggtaatctacctttcaacccacacgataaaaagaccGAAATCTTTCAAAAGCATAGTCATCCTAGAAGCGTCAGCATTTCTATGTCAACATGCAAGGTGGCACCTCTAGGACATTCCTCTATCCAGTAATTGGTTCAGTGGTGCCACTATTGTGGACTTGAACGGTTCTAGTGTTCATTCTGTTTGTTTGGACTTTGAAGTGATTTGGGTACTAGGACAAAAATTATACCTAATTCAATTTAATAACAGTTTTTATTTACTGAAGAAAATTGATTAAATTAACAGTTACTGATATATTTGTAGACCGTTAGGATCTTAGGGCAGGTTCTCTAGTGATTGTCAATTCTGACCCAGAGCAGTaaataagtgtttttttaaagtaagtaggtacttcgtTAAGAAAAGCTTAGgtccatatacttacttaccgaGACGTCTCGCTAAACAATTAATATTGTCCgcttggtgctgattccagaaCACACCATCTATGTTAATTTAAAGTTACCTATagatatctgtcatttttttattcgcgaaaaggaaagagacgggtaatcgacaagcataaaatttatggaacacacgtcaattttaagcagactTTAAAAAATCCTCCCAAAagtttatattggccaataacccgagagaattaagttgacagcacatgtgaaacgggttgcatatcagtgagatgcctattttactcgcccggattattcattcattcattttaatattagcagttgtcaatcatccgtccctttcctattcggcgCGTAAGAAAATGTCtacctataacttaaaaaaaataggagGTGTCGTCGGCAGGAATCGAGGTCAAAACGTCGACATCTTTCCAAAGCGTTAGGTAGAAGCATCCCCAAGTGAGTATCTACATGAGATTCACTTCAATGTTCATTGTTCAGCGATGTGGGAATGGCGTCTCGATCAGTTAAGTTAGATGGCTTTTATGTATAACTATAGCCAACACTTACAATAAACACGAAAATGAGCCACAGAAACGGTTTAAAAAGTCACACAATTAGTACTTTCGTGAATAACCTCTAACTACTTTTGGGAGTGACTCTAAAATTAAATAGGTTAGGTTGTTAAATTGATCCAAAATAGTGAAACGATTTAAGTACATCCAACAAGAGTTCGTATACTTACTATAAATCGATCGTAAAGTAAGTGTTTACATCCGAATTGCCTATAACATTTACACTTGCAGTTACGATTTGGGTAGATAAATAAATTCGCTTTTAACAAGATAAATAGTTGAAATTCATTGTTGTGTTGTGTCACAACGAGGCCGCGTTGAATCCTGATACCAGACTTGcacaaatgagttattaatttatcttaagtacaggaTTTACTAAGGGTAACAAataaggaagtgctagtaagagtaagggaaaaaaatactgagaattattgaggacagaaggcaagatgattggacacctaataagacacgatgaatttattaaaaacatcatagaaggaaagctagaaggaaagagaggaaggggaagaccaagaagagcttacatggaacagattaaagaaaaggttaacgtcgtgtcttatagggaagtcaaggaattggcctttgatagactggaatggaaaatgctacaccgacaagagcgtggctcttaaattgatgatgatgacaggattcactaacacagttagacgtatagacggcggtacggctcaccaactatcatgTTGGTGAAGCGtttcaccctcaggcctgttgtcttaaacgctgtactgggtgagagccttcagtgctctccatttgtccgg is a window encoding:
- the LOC126377906 gene encoding uncharacterized protein LOC126377906, whose amino-acid sequence is MSDRHDSIVTFVKEVEKHPCIYNQTLPEYSNRTETKRAWEEIAKNLQCKESDCREKWRKIRIAFTRSLKQMKSGATGIRPYYLYDHLTFILPFCKTIDEQITQPVSPEESEEEHEDVIYLKTDLEDYSDNLHNSETSDTPMKTVRRHEKYICEDDHKGILKRRRTEHLEDNPRKMFLLSILPDIEAFTDEEMRVFRRKIVTCIDTIMEDRVKQECPPYPF